A single region of the Sorghum bicolor cultivar BTx623 chromosome 9, Sorghum_bicolor_NCBIv3, whole genome shotgun sequence genome encodes:
- the LOC8080071 gene encoding probable indole-3-acetic acid-amido synthetase GH3.4, which produces MPEAPVTTMREAATAAAAAAVPETHRELLEYIERVTAGAAQVQRRVLAEILAQNAPAEYLRRLGVAGDAPGAVDAFRRAAPLVTYEDILPDVLRIANGDTSPILSGKPIREFLTSSGTSGGERKLMPAIADEMDRRSLLYSLLMPVMSQAVPGLDKGKCMYLYFVKAESRTPGGHPARPVLTSFYRSRHFLERPHDPYTVYTSPDEAILCVDAYQSMYAQLLCGLVHRADVLRVGAVFASGFLRAIRFLEKHWQRLCRDIRTGTLDAEAVTDRAVRAAVEQRVLLRADPALADAVEAECARTSWQGIIRRVWPNTKYIDVIVTGAMAQYIPQLEFYGGGLPLTCTMYASSESYFGINLNPMCKPSEVAYTLIPTMCYFEFLPLPQPGDDDAGEPDQRDLVDLVDVKLGHEYELVVTTYSGLYRYRVGDVLRVAGFKNQAPMFNFLRRKNVVLSIDADKTDEAELHAAVSGAVQHLAPFGASLVEYTSYADAGTIPGHYVLFWELRLRAAAAAGATPTPVPASVFEDCCLAVEEALNSVYRQGRAADRSIGPLEIRVVSDGTFDKLMDYALARGASINQYKAPRCVRPGPVVELLDGRVQASYFSPKCPKWSPGVGKQWSSDAAAAAKKAAAGGSNGGGGGGGAVVVA; this is translated from the exons ATGCCGGAGGCGCCGGTCACCACGATGCGagaggcggcgacggcggcggcggcggcggcggtgcccgAGACGCACCGCGAGCTGCTCGAGTACATCGAGCGCGTGACGGCGGGGGCGGCGCAGGTGCAGCGCCGCGTGCTGGCGGAGATCCTGGCGCAGAACGCGCCCGCCGAGTACCTCCGGAGGCTGGGCGTGGCGGGCGACGCGCCGGGCGCCGTCGACGCGttccgccgcgccgcgccgctcgTCACCTACGAGGACATCCTCCCCGACGTGCTGCGCATCGCCAACGGCGACACGTCGCCCATCCTCTCCGGCAAGCCCATCCGCGAGTTCCTCACCAG TTCCGGCACGTCGGGAGGGGAGCGCAAGCTGATGCCGGCGATAGCCGACGAGATGGACCGGCGGTCGCTGCTGTACAGCCTACTGATGCCGGTGATGAGCCAGGCCGTGCCGGGGCTGGACAAGGGCAAGTGCATGTACCTCTACTTCGTCAAGGCGGAGTCGCGCACGCCGGGGGGCCACCCGGCGCGCCCGGTGCTGACGAGCTTCTACCGGAGCCGCCACTTCCTGGAGCGGCCGCACGACCCTTACACCGTGTACACCAGCCCCGACGAGGCCATCCTCTGCGTGGACGCGTACCAGAGCATGTACGCGCAGCTGCTGTGCGGCCTCGTGCACCGCGCCGACGTGCTCCGCGTGGGCGCCGTCTTCGCCTCGGGTTTTCTCCGCGCCATCCGCTTCCTGGAGAAGCACTGGCAGCGCCTGTGCCGGGACATCCGCACCGGCACGCTGGACGCCGAGGCGGTCACGGACCGCGCCGTGCGCGCCGCCGTGGAGCAGCGGGTGCTCCTCCGCGCCGACCCGGCGCTCGCCGACGCCGTCGAGGCCGAGTGCGCCAGGACGTCGTGGCAGGGGATCATCCGGAGGGTGTGGCCCAACACCAAGTACATCGACGTCATCGTCACCGGCGCCATGGCGCAGTACATCCCGCAGCTCGAGTTCTACGGCGGCGGGCTGCCGCTGACCTGCACCATGTACGCCTCCTCCGAGAGCTACTTCGGCATCAACCTGAACCCCATGTGCAAGCCCAGCGAGGTCGCCTACACCCTCATCCCCACAATGTGCTACTTCGAGTTCCTCCCCTTGCCACAGcccggcgacgacgacgccggCGAGCCCGACCAGCGCGACCTTGTCGACCTCGTCGACGTCAAGCTCGGGCACGAGTACGAGCTCGTCGTCACCACCTACTCAG GGCTGTATCGGTATCGCGTGGGCGACGTGCTGCGCGTGGCCGGGTTCAAGAACCAGGCGCCCATGTTCAACTTCCTGCGCCGCAAGAACGTGGTGCTGAGCATCGACGCGGACAAGACCGACGAGGCGGAGCTGCACGCGGCGGTGAGCGGCGCGGTGCAGcacctggccccgttcggcgcGTCGCTGGTGGAGTACACGAGCTACGCGGACGCTGGGACCATCCCGGGCCACTACGTGCTCTTCTGGGAGCTCCGCCTCCGCGCTGCGGCGGCTGCGGgcgcgacgccgacgccggTGCCGGCGTCGGTGTTCGAGGACTGCTGCCTGGCCGTGGAGGAGGCGCTGAACAGCGTGTACCGGCAGGGCCGCGCCGCCGACCGCTCCATTGGCCCGCTGGAGATCAGGGTGGTGTCGGACGGCACGTTCGACAAGCTCATGGACTACGCGCTCGCCCGCGGCGCGTCCATCAACCAGTACAAGGCGCCCCGGTGCGTGCGCCCGGGCCCCGTCGTGGAGCTGCTGGACGGGCGGGTGCAGGCCAGCTACTTCAGCCCCAAGTGCCCCAAGTGGAGCCCCGGAGTAGGCAAGCAGTGGAGcagcgacgccgccgccgccgccaagaaggcggccgccggcggcagcaatggtggaggtggaggaggaggggcggtCGTCGTCGCCTGA
- the LOC8067473 gene encoding transcription factor UNE12 isoform X2 has translation MADEWWSSARTAAAADAGSPCSTAPATDQVDAAESAAATTTNSINFRPTLHVVDAAAPPSFLTDPPHHMDNWTQAYMGGRAPTATTSFNFNALLQLHGDAGRHFLLGQHLHAADGAAPVAAESQSASSSLYAGGNQPYSSYGGDVPAAALMTKPTFRQQEFFDSSTRNFGDMPAAPPMTTTKPLLLQALEQKAFKSHKEPEQDACSSATRSVPSSPAPAKKKPRVATPSPLPTFKVRKEKLGDRITALQQLVSPFGKTDTASVLHEAIEYIRFLHDQVASLSSPYLRCGRPVQQLQQQQDGGEAKEDLRSRGLCLVPVASTTYAVATSETAPEFWPPTFGGTLQ, from the exons ATGGCAGACGAGTGGTGGAGCTCTGCGCGtactgctgccgccgccgatgCCGGTTCTCCCTGCTCCACAGCTCCGGCCACGGACCAGGTGGACGCTGCCgagtcggcggcggcgacgaccacCAACTCGATAAATTTCCGGCCAACTTTGCACGTCGTCGACGCTGCCGCCCCGCCGTCCTTCCTCACTGATCCACCCCATCATATGGATAATTGGACGCAAGCCTACAT GGGCGGGAGAGCGCCGACGGCGACCACCAGCTTCAACTTCAACGCGTTGCTCCAGCTCCACGGCGACGCTGGCCGCCACTTCTTGCTCGGTCAGCATCTCCACGCTGCTGACGGCGCGGCGCCCGTGGCAGCAGAGTCGCAGAGCGCGTCGTCGTCCCTGTACGCCGGCGGCAACCAGCCGTACTCCAGCTACGGCGGCGACGTGCCAGCGGCAGCACTGATGACGAAGCCGACGTTCCGTCAGCAGGAATTCTTTGACTCGTCGACGCGGAATTTCGGCGACATGCCGGCAGCGCCGCCCATGACCACGACGAAGCCGCTTCTCTTGCAGGCCTTAGAGCAAAAGGCTTTCAAG TCCCATAAGGAACCTGAACAAGACGCTTGCTCCTCGGCGACGAGAAGTGTTCCCAGCTCGCCTGCGCCGGCGAAGAAGAAGCCCCGAGTCGCGACGCCGTCTCCGTTGCCGACCTTCAAG gtgaggaaagagaagctcggGGACAGAATCACTGCTCTCCAGCAACTAGTCTCGCCTTTTGGAAAG ACGGATACTGCATCAGTTCTTCACGAGGCCATCGAATACATCAGGTTCCTGCACGATCAAGTAGCT TCCCTGAGCTCTCCCTACCTGAGGTGTGGACGGCCTGTGCAGCAGCTACAGCAACAACAG GACGGCGGCGAGGCGAAGGAGGACCTGCGAAGTCGAGGGCTGTGCCTTGTCCCGGTGGCGAGCACTACTTACGCAGTGGCTACTAGCGAAACGGCGCCGGAGTTCTGGCCCCCTACCTTTGGGGGCACATTACAGTAG
- the LOC8067473 gene encoding uncharacterized protein LOC8067473 isoform X1, whose amino-acid sequence MADEWWSSARTAAAADAGSPCSTAPATDQVDAAESAAATTTNSINFRPTLHVVDAAAPPSFLTDPPHHMDNWTQAYMGGRAPTATTSFNFNALLQLHGDAGRHFLLGQHLHAADGAAPVAAESQSASSSLYAGGNQPYSSYGGDVPAAALMTKPTFRQQEFFDSSTRNFGDMPAAPPMTTTKPLLLQALEQKAFKSHKEPEQDACSSATRSVPSSPAPAKKKPRVATPSPLPTFKVRKEKLGDRITALQQLVSPFGKTDTASVLHEAIEYIRFLHDQVASLSSPYLRCGRPVQQLQQQQVCSVQVQVPTFTRQFDLQNMPLLSSYFPPNDEINKVQFLVRRTAARRRRTCEVEGCALSRWRALLTQWLLAKRRRSSGPLPLGAHYSREYRDRENAVA is encoded by the exons ATGGCAGACGAGTGGTGGAGCTCTGCGCGtactgctgccgccgccgatgCCGGTTCTCCCTGCTCCACAGCTCCGGCCACGGACCAGGTGGACGCTGCCgagtcggcggcggcgacgaccacCAACTCGATAAATTTCCGGCCAACTTTGCACGTCGTCGACGCTGCCGCCCCGCCGTCCTTCCTCACTGATCCACCCCATCATATGGATAATTGGACGCAAGCCTACAT GGGCGGGAGAGCGCCGACGGCGACCACCAGCTTCAACTTCAACGCGTTGCTCCAGCTCCACGGCGACGCTGGCCGCCACTTCTTGCTCGGTCAGCATCTCCACGCTGCTGACGGCGCGGCGCCCGTGGCAGCAGAGTCGCAGAGCGCGTCGTCGTCCCTGTACGCCGGCGGCAACCAGCCGTACTCCAGCTACGGCGGCGACGTGCCAGCGGCAGCACTGATGACGAAGCCGACGTTCCGTCAGCAGGAATTCTTTGACTCGTCGACGCGGAATTTCGGCGACATGCCGGCAGCGCCGCCCATGACCACGACGAAGCCGCTTCTCTTGCAGGCCTTAGAGCAAAAGGCTTTCAAG TCCCATAAGGAACCTGAACAAGACGCTTGCTCCTCGGCGACGAGAAGTGTTCCCAGCTCGCCTGCGCCGGCGAAGAAGAAGCCCCGAGTCGCGACGCCGTCTCCGTTGCCGACCTTCAAG gtgaggaaagagaagctcggGGACAGAATCACTGCTCTCCAGCAACTAGTCTCGCCTTTTGGAAAG ACGGATACTGCATCAGTTCTTCACGAGGCCATCGAATACATCAGGTTCCTGCACGATCAAGTAGCT TCCCTGAGCTCTCCCTACCTGAGGTGTGGACGGCCTGTGCAGCAGCTACAGCAACAACAGGTATGTAGTGTACAAGTGCAAGTTCCTACGTTTACCCGCCAATTTGATCTGCAAAATATGCCATTATTATCCAGTTATTTTCCTCCCAATGATGAGATTAACAAAGTTCAATTTCTTGTGCGGAGGACGGCGGCGAGGCGAAGGAGGACCTGCGAAGTCGAGGGCTGTGCCTTGTCCCGGTGGCGAGCACTACTTACGCAGTGGCTACTAGCGAAACGGCGCCGGAGTTCTGGCCCCCTACCTTTGGGGGCACATTACAGTAGAGAGTATAGGGACAGAGAGAATGCAGTAGCATGA